A genomic segment from Acidobacteriota bacterium encodes:
- the prfB gene encoding peptide chain release factor 2 (programmed frameshift) — protein MQLDEIRKTLEESHKRIQDIGGIFDVERCAADVECLEGEAADPAFWNDQEKAQDVLKKIRRLKNNIKLVQDLRGSADDLGALLELADEGEDVAADIAEQATRLAATLQEAEIRTILSGENDMRNAFMTIHPGAGGTESQDWSQMLMRMYLRYCERKGYNTQMVDLQPGEEAGIKSVTFLVEGDYAFGFLKAESGVHRLVRISPFDANARRHTSFSSVYVSPEISDEVEVEIDEKDIRVDTFCSSGPGGQGVNTTYSAVRITHLPTGIVVQCQNERSQIRNKDMCMKVLRARLYEIEMEKKKAELEAAGGTKKDIAWGSQIRSYVLQPYQMVKDHRTKFEMGNVNAVLDGDLDDFIKAYLVAFRETS, from the exons ATGCAACTGGACGAAATCAGGAAAACATTGGAAGAGAGCCACAAGCGCATCCAGGATATC GGGGGTATCTTTGACGTCGAACGCTGCGCGGCCGACGTGGAATGCCTCGAGGGCGAAGCGGCGGACCCCGCCTTCTGGAACGACCAGGAAAAGGCCCAGGACGTCCTCAAGAAGATCCGCCGGCTGAAAAACAACATCAAGCTGGTGCAGGACCTCCGGGGGTCGGCGGATGACCTCGGCGCCCTCCTGGAACTGGCCGACGAAGGAGAGGACGTCGCCGCCGACATCGCGGAGCAGGCGACCCGCCTCGCCGCCACCCTCCAGGAGGCGGAGATCCGGACGATCCTTTCCGGCGAAAACGACATGCGCAACGCCTTCATGACCATCCACCCGGGCGCGGGCGGCACCGAGAGCCAGGACTGGTCCCAGATGCTCATGCGCATGTACCTGCGCTACTGCGAGCGAAAGGGGTACAACACCCAGATGGTGGACCTCCAGCCGGGGGAGGAGGCGGGGATCAAGTCCGTCACCTTCCTGGTGGAGGGGGACTACGCCTTCGGTTTCCTGAAGGCGGAGAGCGGCGTGCACCGCCTGGTGCGCATCTCCCCCTTCGACGCCAACGCCCGGCGCCACACCTCGTTCTCGTCCGTGTACGTCTCCCCCGAGATCAGCGACGAGGTGGAGGTGGAGATCGACGAGAAGGACATCCGCGTGGACACCTTCTGTTCGTCCGGCCCCGGCGGCCAGGGGGTGAACACCACCTACTCGGCGGTGCGCATCACCCACCTGCCCACGGGGATCGTGGTGCAGTGCCAGAACGAGCGGAGCCAGATCCGGAACAAGGACATGTGCATGAAGGTCCTCCGGGCCCGCCTGTACGAGATCGAGATGGAGAAGAAGAAGGCCGAGCTGGAGGCCGCCGGCGGGACCAAGAAGGACATCGCCTGGGGGAGCCAGATCCGTTCCTACGTGCTGCAGCCCTACCAGATGGTGAAGGACCACCGGACCAAGTTCGAGATGGGCAACGTGAACGCGGTTCTGGACGGCGACCTGGACGACTTCATCAAGGCCTACCTCGTCGCGTTCCGGGAAACTTCCTGA
- a CDS encoding GAF domain-containing protein, with the protein MAEPIARVIRFILDREAETRDLASETLEQYREIAFLSEISEIMANSSLELRELGRIVIEKAQRLIVGDNGSIMLLNEDSGRFEIIGAYGTKAAVPVSFSEGSGIVWKVLQGGRGEIINDVRSDPRYVPGGPAIHSLLCVPLRAKNRVVGVINISSESPVAYSARHLNILQTLASEVAVAFENANLYTRLRETFYSTVRTLAETIERRDTYTGGHTQRVMEYALGVGDVIGLDYGQLNDLELVAVLHDVGKIGVSDLILLKPDRLTAEEYETMKTHSAIGSEILANIRELRRLVPGIRHHHEHFDGNGYPDGLAGEKIPLLARVVSVADTFDAMTSDRPYRHGLSPDRAFRELLRCSGSQFDPLMVRAFISRFAESFGFRAPDAV; encoded by the coding sequence ATGGCCGAACCGATCGCCCGGGTCATTCGGTTCATCCTGGACCGGGAGGCGGAAACCCGGGACCTGGCCTCCGAGACGCTGGAGCAGTACCGGGAGATCGCCTTCCTGAGCGAAATCTCGGAGATCATGGCGAACTCCTCCCTCGAGTTGCGCGAGCTCGGGAGGATCGTCATCGAGAAGGCGCAGCGGCTGATCGTCGGCGACAACGGGTCCATCATGCTGCTGAACGAGGATTCCGGCCGCTTCGAGATCATCGGGGCGTACGGGACCAAGGCCGCGGTCCCGGTGAGCTTCTCCGAGGGATCGGGGATCGTCTGGAAAGTGCTGCAGGGCGGGCGCGGGGAGATCATCAACGACGTCCGCAGCGACCCCCGCTACGTGCCGGGCGGCCCCGCCATCCACTCGCTCCTCTGCGTCCCGCTCCGGGCGAAGAACCGGGTGGTCGGGGTCATCAACATCAGCAGCGAGTCGCCGGTGGCCTACTCGGCCCGGCACCTGAACATCCTTCAGACCCTCGCCTCCGAGGTGGCGGTGGCCTTCGAGAACGCCAACCTCTACACGCGGCTGCGGGAGACCTTCTACAGCACCGTGCGGACCCTGGCCGAGACCATCGAGCGGCGGGACACCTACACGGGCGGCCACACCCAGCGGGTCATGGAGTACGCCCTCGGCGTCGGCGACGTCATCGGGCTCGACTACGGCCAGCTCAACGACCTCGAGCTGGTGGCCGTCCTCCACGACGTGGGGAAGATCGGCGTCAGCGACCTGATCCTCCTCAAGCCCGACCGGTTGACGGCCGAGGAGTACGAGACCATGAAGACCCACTCCGCCATCGGGAGCGAGATCCTCGCCAACATCCGGGAACTCCGCCGGCTGGTCCCCGGCATCCGGCACCACCACGAGCACTTCGACGGCAACGGGTACCCCGACGGCCTGGCGGGGGAGAAAATCCCCCTTCTCGCCCGGGTCGTCTCGGTGGCCGACACCTTCGACGCCATGACCAGCGACCGTCCCTACCGGCACGGCCTGAGCCCCGACAGGGCCTTCCGGGAGTTGCTCCGCTGCAGCGGGAGCCAGTTCGACCCCCTCATGGTCCGGGCGTTCATCAGCCGGTTCGCGGAGTCTTTCGGGTTCAGGGCGCCGGACGCCGTGTGA
- a CDS encoding TonB-dependent receptor plug domain-containing protein — MKIRAIIPGGLLWVLLPLLVGAAVGQDRGGTPEEELERIRGMSLADLLETEIRVTSNKAQTARESSGIVSVVTADEIRRSGARDLLDVLRLVQGFEFGLDVHAVIGLGFRGNWGLEGKILVLLDGLELNESFYGIVPFGNHFPADQVHRIEIIRGPGSVMYGGNAELAVVNIVTKGAAALEGAYVHGTYGTFGDTYGRRDAGLVAGYRKGDLRLDAAAFFGQGRVSDRDYTDSEGNTINLGSSTAKCPGMVNIGASFKGLAFRFVMDRYLTEARDGWGLNHPEPIPNDFPSYLVEARYEWRPTERLKLTPSVQFKSQAAFNGTNEAAIVNNLYFDLWTDRRLGRLTLEYEASKDLSILAGAEYRHDFARIFGPDELVSLFNGGLRTVDYSNGAFFAQGTLHTALADFTGGIRFEHHSQFGNSAVPRFAATRTGERWHVKVLFAKAFRAPTIANIDYNPDIRPEKAYSFEIEFGWRPARDVYLTGNLFYQTLRDNIVYVNEAETQESTYLNLGRTTTWGVEADLRWKRERLDLHLGYSWYRVSENDAPPYEVPGDERALLAFPNHKFTVSGTFLLGRGFSLNTTLAVLGERHGYRSDGTGTLVPDTFPVRALWNVYLLRENCFAEGLDLGVGVYNLLGSGYAYIQPYQASHPPLPGPSRELVLKLGWRFDWKH, encoded by the coding sequence ATGAAGATCCGGGCGATCATCCCTGGCGGTCTTCTCTGGGTGCTCCTGCCCCTGCTCGTCGGGGCCGCCGTCGGCCAGGACAGGGGCGGGACCCCCGAGGAGGAGCTGGAGCGGATCCGGGGAATGTCCCTGGCGGACCTTCTGGAGACCGAGATCCGGGTGACGTCGAACAAGGCGCAGACTGCCCGCGAGTCCTCCGGCATCGTTTCCGTGGTGACGGCCGACGAGATCCGACGCTCGGGCGCCCGCGACCTTCTGGACGTCCTCCGCCTGGTCCAGGGCTTCGAGTTCGGCCTGGACGTTCACGCGGTGATCGGGCTGGGCTTTCGCGGCAACTGGGGCCTGGAGGGCAAGATCCTCGTGCTGCTCGACGGGCTGGAACTCAACGAGTCCTTCTACGGCATCGTCCCCTTCGGAAACCACTTTCCCGCGGACCAGGTCCACCGCATCGAGATCATCCGCGGCCCGGGCTCGGTGATGTACGGCGGGAACGCGGAGCTGGCGGTCGTCAACATCGTCACGAAGGGCGCCGCGGCCCTCGAGGGGGCTTACGTCCACGGCACGTACGGGACCTTCGGCGACACGTACGGCCGGCGCGACGCGGGCCTCGTCGCCGGGTACCGGAAGGGGGACCTCCGGCTGGACGCTGCCGCGTTCTTCGGCCAGGGCCGCGTGAGCGACCGCGACTACACCGACAGCGAGGGGAACACCATCAACCTGGGCTCCTCCACCGCCAAGTGCCCCGGCATGGTGAACATCGGGGCCTCCTTCAAGGGGCTGGCCTTCCGCTTCGTGATGGACCGCTACCTCACCGAGGCCCGGGACGGCTGGGGGCTGAATCACCCGGAACCGATCCCCAACGATTTTCCCTCCTATCTCGTGGAAGCCCGCTACGAGTGGCGCCCGACCGAGCGCCTGAAGCTGACGCCCTCCGTCCAGTTCAAGAGCCAGGCGGCCTTCAACGGGACCAACGAGGCGGCGATCGTCAACAACCTCTACTTCGACCTCTGGACGGATCGCCGCCTGGGCCGGCTGACCCTCGAGTACGAGGCGTCGAAGGACCTTTCCATCCTCGCCGGCGCGGAGTACCGCCACGACTTCGCCCGCATCTTCGGGCCCGACGAGCTTGTGAGCCTCTTCAACGGGGGCCTGCGCACCGTGGACTACTCCAACGGGGCCTTCTTCGCCCAGGGGACCCTCCACACGGCGCTGGCGGACTTCACCGGCGGAATCCGCTTCGAGCACCACAGCCAGTTCGGCAACTCCGCGGTCCCCCGCTTCGCCGCGACCCGCACCGGCGAGCGCTGGCACGTCAAGGTGCTGTTCGCCAAGGCGTTTCGGGCGCCCACCATCGCCAACATCGACTACAACCCCGACATCCGCCCCGAGAAAGCCTACTCCTTCGAAATCGAGTTCGGCTGGCGCCCGGCCCGGGACGTCTACCTGACGGGGAACCTCTTCTACCAGACCCTGCGCGACAACATCGTCTACGTCAACGAGGCCGAGACCCAGGAGTCCACCTACCTCAACCTCGGCCGGACCACCACGTGGGGTGTCGAAGCCGACCTTCGGTGGAAGCGGGAAAGGCTTGACCTCCACCTCGGCTACTCCTGGTACCGGGTCTCGGAAAACGACGCCCCGCCGTACGAGGTGCCCGGTGACGAGAGGGCCCTGCTGGCCTTCCCGAACCACAAGTTCACCGTCTCGGGGACGTTCCTGCTGGGGCGGGGTTTCTCGCTGAACACCACGCTCGCGGTCCTGGGAGAGCGTCACGGCTACCGTTCGGACGGGACCGGGACCCTGGTCCCGGACACCTTCCCGGTCCGTGCGCTCTGGAATGTCTACCTCCTTCGGGAAAACTGCTTCGCGGAAGGGTTGGACCTCGGGGTCGGGGTGTACAACCTGCTCGGGTCCGGTTACGCCTACATTCAGCCCTACCAGGCCAGTCACCCCCCGCTGCCCGGCCCCTCCCGGGAACTGGTGCTCAAGCTCGGCTGGCGATTCGACTGGAAGCACTGA
- a CDS encoding DUF4154 domain-containing protein has product MRSLGLLLPCLICLTLPVRAQEETSPDIQAITFTKIFSYVKTLKGKSPGVIAIVDGGDGAGGARAIAEAFRREIDRSGLSRRFRVSQLPVDRLDPASTDVCYIGSVSGARGVESFCLRNKVLTITSSPEVMKRGMVSILVGLSDNKLKIVVNMSRLRSEGHEISAELLDLPRVAIIR; this is encoded by the coding sequence ATGAGATCCCTCGGCCTCCTCCTGCCCTGCCTGATCTGCCTGACACTCCCGGTGCGGGCCCAGGAGGAGACGTCCCCCGACATCCAGGCCATCACCTTCACCAAGATCTTCTCCTACGTCAAGACCCTCAAGGGAAAATCGCCGGGGGTCATTGCCATCGTGGACGGGGGGGACGGGGCCGGGGGCGCCCGGGCGATCGCGGAAGCCTTCCGGCGGGAGATCGACCGGTCCGGGCTCTCCCGGCGGTTCCGCGTCTCCCAGCTCCCGGTCGACCGGCTCGACCCCGCGAGCACGGACGTCTGCTACATCGGGTCCGTCTCCGGCGCCCGGGGCGTCGAAAGCTTCTGCCTTCGCAACAAGGTCCTCACCATCACGAGCTCGCCCGAGGTCATGAAGCGCGGGATGGTGTCGATCCTGGTGGGGCTGTCGGACAACAAGCTGAAAATCGTCGTGAACATGAGCCGTTTGCGGAGCGAGGGTCACGAAATCTCCGCGGAACTGCTCGACCTTCCCCGGGTCGCCATCATCCGCTGA
- a CDS encoding HAMP domain-containing protein: MHDQRQRETLRWRHRLGFRMVCLTALLLGAISLFIFFFFPDRLERQYARAVEDKAAGIASMTAYGVRAGVYFDDAEAIQKAVEIARQNRELVYLVVENAEGRPLAMFNPQEAARHHYREAATKPPGTDAVCAVSSPVTREGKLIGRLFLGLSTRAVDEEVSRSRSLVALISAIIFLVGLAAAFFIGRIVTRPLNRIIGIIGKISGENLKQRAPVEEIDSEAGQLARAFNRMLDELESAWLKYEEINRTLEKRIKLRTHELTREIAERRKIEDALRESNEQLKQLDNLKTEFISTVSHELRTPMTSVLGFAKICRRKLDNAVLPALGAGDGTPARQAFDQVRHDLEIIVNEGERLTALINDVLDLAKLESEKMEWNMQPLQIRDVVSQAVEVVRPLVFQKSIEIRTEFGQPLPEILGDPDRILQVLINLLSNAVKFTDQGGVTCTVKSEGPEVLVSVIDTGIGIAEQDLESVFDKFKQVGDTLTGKPRGTGLGLPITKHIIGVHKGRIWAESRLGEGSRFFVAFPAYEASAQALRESVS; this comes from the coding sequence ATGCATGACCAACGACAACGTGAAACCCTGAGATGGCGCCACCGTCTCGGCTTCCGCATGGTCTGCCTGACGGCCCTGCTCCTGGGCGCCATATCCCTGTTCATCTTCTTCTTTTTTCCCGACCGCCTCGAGCGGCAGTACGCCCGCGCCGTGGAGGACAAGGCCGCGGGGATCGCCTCGATGACGGCCTACGGCGTTCGCGCAGGGGTCTACTTCGACGACGCCGAGGCCATCCAGAAAGCCGTTGAAATCGCCCGGCAGAACCGGGAACTCGTCTACCTGGTCGTGGAGAACGCCGAGGGGCGGCCCCTGGCCATGTTCAATCCCCAGGAGGCAGCCCGGCACCACTACCGCGAAGCCGCGACGAAACCCCCGGGGACCGACGCGGTCTGCGCCGTCTCCAGCCCGGTCACGCGGGAGGGGAAGCTGATCGGGCGGCTGTTCCTGGGCCTTTCCACCCGGGCGGTGGACGAGGAGGTGAGCCGGAGCCGTTCCCTGGTGGCCCTCATCAGCGCCATCATCTTCCTGGTCGGGCTCGCCGCCGCGTTCTTCATCGGCCGGATCGTGACCCGGCCCCTGAACCGGATCATCGGGATCATCGGCAAGATCAGCGGCGAGAACCTCAAGCAGCGGGCCCCCGTCGAGGAGATCGACAGCGAGGCCGGGCAGCTGGCCCGGGCGTTCAACCGGATGCTGGACGAGCTCGAATCGGCGTGGCTCAAGTACGAGGAGATCAACCGCACGCTCGAGAAGCGCATCAAGCTGCGCACCCACGAACTGACCCGGGAGATCGCCGAGCGGCGAAAGATCGAGGACGCCCTCCGGGAGTCCAACGAGCAGCTCAAGCAACTGGACAACCTCAAGACCGAGTTCATCTCCACGGTCTCCCACGAACTCCGGACCCCGATGACCTCCGTCCTCGGGTTCGCGAAGATCTGCCGGCGCAAGCTCGACAACGCCGTCCTCCCGGCGCTCGGGGCCGGCGACGGCACGCCCGCCCGCCAGGCCTTCGACCAGGTCCGCCATGACCTTGAGATCATCGTCAACGAGGGAGAGCGGCTGACCGCCCTCATCAACGACGTCCTGGACCTGGCCAAGCTCGAGTCCGAGAAGATGGAGTGGAACATGCAGCCCCTGCAGATCCGGGACGTGGTCTCCCAGGCCGTGGAGGTGGTCCGTCCCCTGGTGTTCCAGAAGTCCATCGAGATCCGCACCGAGTTCGGGCAGCCGCTGCCCGAGATCCTGGGTGACCCGGACCGCATCCTGCAGGTCCTGATCAACCTGCTCTCCAACGCGGTGAAGTTCACCGACCAGGGAGGGGTCACCTGCACCGTGAAGTCGGAAGGGCCCGAGGTGCTCGTCAGCGTGATCGACACCGGGATCGGCATCGCCGAGCAGGACCTGGAGTCCGTTTTCGACAAGTTCAAGCAGGTCGGGGACACGCTCACGGGAAAACCCCGGGGGACCGGTCTCGGCCTCCCCATCACCAAGCACATCATCGGTGTGCACAAGGGGCGGATCTGGGCGGAGAGCCGCCTCGGGGAAGGGAGCCGTTTCTTCGTGGCCTTCCCGGCTTATGAAGCGTCCGCCCAGGCGCTGAGGGAGTCGGTTTCATGA
- a CDS encoding PAS domain S-box protein produces MTTQNDGDKTNRELEDLVRSRTADLERANMALFEEVVQHENTIKLQQALFYINEEASRAEDLEAFYPVVHQIVQGLMHATNFFIALYEPQTDLLTFPYFRDVIDSPPPSRHPGRGLTEYVLRTRAPHLILREELDRLDRDGVTLNAYGTSPACWLGVPLALGERFFGVMAVQSYDAEHLYTEQDMDVLVFVARQVSTAIERLALEAMRRRYEFIVNTAQEYMSLVDRQYRYVAVNDAYCRARRHAREEVLGRTVSEIWGEDRFKRFMKQNFDTCFSGQVVNYLSRFSFDEGEERCMDVTYYPFRNPAGEVTHAAVVSRDVTVQVHAQEELRKAKEELEVRVEERTAELKRVIGQLRKEINERQLAERALKRKEEYFRALIENAQDTIAILDDQGTITFQSPSILPMLGYAPEELVGRNAFGYIHPDDRPLMLKAFEESKYLSGRTTKVEFRWLHRDGAWRHIEAIGSNLRDNPDIGGIVIHSRDITERKQAEEALLRSNEKLKELDQVKTVFLSTVSHELRTPLTSILGFGKIIRRKLSEAEGARDGDTPSRSDRVLTQVAENVGIIVAEAERLTSLVNDVLDITRMESGMLEWKRLPVHIPDLVAQAAAATAAMAENREIAIRTEFPPDLPEFNGDPDRLHQVLVNLLSNALKFTEKGTVTVSARREGNDLLVSVADTGIGIDPTFHERIFDKFRQVGDTLTGKPEGTGLGLPICRQIVEHYGGRIRVESTPGTGSIFSFTLPLSP; encoded by the coding sequence ATGACGACACAAAACGACGGGGACAAGACGAACCGGGAGCTGGAGGACCTGGTCCGAAGCCGGACCGCAGACCTCGAGCGGGCCAACATGGCCCTCTTCGAGGAGGTGGTCCAGCACGAGAACACCATCAAACTCCAGCAGGCGCTCTTCTACATCAACGAGGAGGCGTCGCGGGCCGAGGACCTCGAGGCCTTCTACCCCGTGGTGCATCAGATCGTCCAGGGGTTGATGCACGCGACGAATTTCTTCATCGCCCTCTACGAGCCCCAGACGGACCTGCTCACCTTCCCCTACTTCCGGGACGTGATCGACTCCCCCCCGCCGTCCCGGCACCCCGGACGGGGGCTTACGGAGTACGTCCTGCGCACCCGGGCGCCGCACCTGATCCTGCGGGAGGAACTCGACCGGCTGGACCGCGACGGCGTGACCCTCAACGCCTACGGGACGAGCCCCGCCTGCTGGCTGGGGGTCCCCCTCGCCCTGGGGGAGCGCTTCTTCGGGGTCATGGCCGTCCAGAGTTACGACGCCGAGCACCTCTACACCGAGCAGGACATGGACGTCCTGGTCTTCGTCGCCCGGCAGGTTTCCACGGCCATCGAGCGGCTCGCGCTGGAAGCCATGCGCCGCCGTTACGAGTTCATCGTCAACACGGCACAGGAGTACATGTCCCTGGTGGACCGCCAGTACCGGTACGTCGCGGTGAACGACGCCTACTGCCGGGCCCGCCGGCACGCCCGCGAGGAGGTCCTCGGGCGGACGGTGTCCGAGATCTGGGGGGAGGACCGCTTCAAGCGTTTCATGAAGCAAAACTTCGACACCTGCTTCTCGGGCCAGGTGGTGAACTACCTCAGCCGGTTCTCCTTCGACGAGGGGGAGGAGCGGTGCATGGACGTGACGTACTACCCCTTCCGCAACCCCGCCGGCGAAGTGACCCATGCCGCGGTCGTGAGCCGGGACGTCACCGTGCAGGTCCATGCCCAGGAAGAGCTGCGCAAGGCCAAGGAGGAGCTGGAGGTCCGGGTGGAGGAGCGGACGGCCGAACTCAAGCGGGTGATCGGGCAGCTCCGGAAGGAAATCAACGAGCGGCAACTGGCGGAGCGGGCCCTCAAGCGCAAGGAGGAGTACTTCCGCGCCCTGATCGAGAACGCCCAGGACACCATCGCCATCCTCGACGACCAGGGGACGATCACCTTCCAGAGCCCGTCGATCCTCCCGATGCTGGGGTATGCCCCCGAGGAACTGGTCGGCCGGAACGCCTTCGGGTACATCCACCCGGACGACCGCCCCCTGATGCTGAAGGCCTTCGAGGAATCGAAGTACCTTTCCGGGCGCACCACCAAGGTGGAGTTCCGGTGGCTCCACCGCGACGGCGCCTGGCGCCACATCGAGGCCATCGGCAGCAACCTCCGGGACAACCCCGACATCGGCGGGATCGTCATCCACTCCCGCGACATCACCGAGCGCAAACAGGCGGAGGAGGCCCTGTTGCGCTCCAACGAGAAACTGAAGGAGTTGGACCAGGTCAAGACCGTTTTCCTCTCCACGGTGTCCCACGAGCTTCGGACCCCCCTGACCTCCATCCTGGGCTTCGGCAAGATCATCCGGCGCAAGCTCTCCGAAGCCGAGGGGGCCCGCGACGGCGACACCCCTTCGCGGTCGGACCGGGTCCTCACCCAGGTGGCGGAGAACGTGGGGATCATCGTCGCCGAGGCCGAGCGCCTCACCTCGCTGGTGAACGACGTGCTGGACATCACCCGGATGGAGTCGGGGATGCTGGAGTGGAAGCGGCTGCCGGTCCACATCCCCGACCTCGTCGCGCAGGCGGCGGCCGCCACGGCCGCCATGGCGGAGAACCGGGAGATCGCGATCCGGACCGAATTCCCCCCCGATCTGCCCGAATTCAACGGGGACCCCGACCGCCTGCACCAGGTCCTGGTCAACCTTCTCTCCAACGCCTTGAAGTTCACCGAGAAGGGGACCGTCACCGTGTCGGCACGGCGGGAGGGGAACGATCTCCTCGTCAGTGTCGCGGACACGGGGATCGGCATCGACCCGACCTTCCACGAGAGAATCTTCGACAAGTTCCGGCAGGTCGGGGACACCCTGACCGGGAAGCCGGAGGGCACGGGGCTGGGCCTTCCCATCTGCCGGCAGATCGTGGAACACTACGGCGGCCGGATCCGGGTCGAGAGCACGCCGGGGACCGGAAGCATTTTCTCGTTCACCCTGCCCCTGTCCCCTTGA
- a CDS encoding response regulator: MPKILIVDDEAHIRLLLEQSLEEFEDVGVEIMTASNGREAFEMIQANHPDLVFLDVMMPEMNGYDVCLKVKRELGMTGVYIIMLTAKGQEFDRKKGIDYGADLYMTKPFDPDVIVDKTAEVLGIRPE, encoded by the coding sequence ATGCCCAAGATCCTTATCGTAGACGACGAGGCGCATATTCGACTGCTTCTGGAGCAGTCTCTGGAGGAATTCGAGGACGTCGGCGTCGAGATCATGACCGCCTCGAACGGGCGGGAGGCGTTCGAGATGATCCAGGCGAACCACCCGGACCTCGTCTTCCTGGACGTCATGATGCCGGAGATGAACGGTTACGACGTCTGCCTGAAGGTGAAGCGGGAACTCGGGATGACCGGCGTTTACATCATCATGCTCACCGCCAAGGGCCAGGAGTTCGACCGGAAAAAAGGCATCGACTACGGCGCCGACCTCTACATGACCAAACCCTTCGACCCGGACGTGATCGTGGACAAGACCGCGGAAGTCCTGGGCATCCGGCCCGAGTGA
- a CDS encoding ABC transporter substrate-binding protein — protein MAPAYSEICFALGRGDAVVGVTDFCVFPPEVTRAARVGGFLNPDLEKIAHLRPDLVLTAPEQGQLRQNLEALGLRTRTLPVYSVADIFAAVEAVGKELGAEEAARRLSATLRDATAPRPLPPGVRPPRTLLVVGRNPGELSGIFVAGPGTFLSEVLGRAGGANVCPEGILYPTLSLEGIASLDPEVILELRPGEGLTEARRAALVADWDRMPFLRAVKSRRVFVLTEDWVDIPGPRVVQTLRLFHRLLHP, from the coding sequence ATGGCCCCCGCCTACTCGGAGATCTGTTTTGCCCTCGGCCGGGGTGACGCCGTGGTGGGCGTCACCGATTTCTGCGTTTTTCCGCCGGAAGTGACACGGGCCGCGAGGGTCGGGGGCTTTCTCAACCCTGACCTCGAGAAGATCGCGCACCTCCGTCCGGACCTGGTCCTGACCGCCCCCGAGCAGGGACAACTGCGGCAGAACCTGGAGGCGCTCGGTCTGCGCACCCGAACCCTCCCCGTTTACTCCGTCGCCGACATCTTCGCGGCGGTGGAGGCCGTCGGCAAGGAACTCGGGGCCGAGGAGGCCGCCCGGCGGCTCTCGGCGACGCTTCGCGACGCCACGGCGCCCCGCCCGCTCCCGCCGGGCGTCCGTCCGCCCCGGACCCTGCTGGTGGTGGGGCGCAACCCCGGGGAACTCTCGGGGATCTTTGTCGCCGGGCCCGGGACCTTCCTGTCCGAGGTGCTCGGCCGCGCCGGCGGCGCCAACGTCTGCCCGGAGGGGATCCTTTATCCCACCCTGTCCCTCGAGGGGATCGCGAGCCTCGACCCGGAGGTCATCCTGGAACTGCGCCCCGGGGAAGGGCTGACCGAGGCCCGGAGAGCCGCCCTGGTCGCCGACTGGGACCGGATGCCCTTCCTTCGGGCGGTGAAGTCGCGCCGGGTCTTCGTGCTCACCGAGGACTGGGTGGACATCCCCGGCCCCCGCGTGGTGCAGACCCTCCGCCTCTTCCACCGCCTCCTCCACCCGTGA
- a CDS encoding ADP-ribosylglycohydrolase family protein has translation MSRCAGALLGLAAGDALGTTVEFSPPGSFIPLTDIVGGGPFHLKPGEWTDDTSMALCLADSLIHCGAFNPWDQMDRYVRWWTTGYLGSNGRCFDIGNTTRDALERYRRTGDPMAGSANPRAAGNGCLMRLAPVPLFFAADPATAIRLSGLSARTTHGAAVCVDACRYLGALLVGAAAGESREALLSELYTPVPGFWDEYPLHPEVEAVARGSFKRKEPPAIKGSGYVAASLEAALWAFHQARDFRAGCLAAVNLGDDADTTGAVYGQLAGAHFGLDGIPQEWRPRLARPDLLHTLARLLAAQRPPQSGAALQGGEPSKELT, from the coding sequence GTGTCACGCTGCGCCGGCGCCCTGCTGGGCCTGGCCGCGGGCGACGCGCTCGGGACTACCGTGGAGTTTTCGCCCCCCGGCTCCTTCATCCCACTGACCGACATTGTCGGCGGGGGCCCTTTCCACCTGAAACCGGGCGAGTGGACCGACGACACCTCCATGGCCCTCTGCCTGGCCGACAGCCTCATCCACTGCGGCGCCTTCAACCCGTGGGACCAGATGGACCGCTACGTCCGATGGTGGACGACAGGGTACCTGGGGAGCAACGGCCGGTGCTTCGACATCGGCAACACCACCCGGGACGCCCTGGAGCGCTACCGCCGGACGGGGGACCCGATGGCGGGGTCCGCCAACCCCCGCGCCGCCGGCAACGGCTGCCTGATGCGACTCGCCCCCGTCCCGCTCTTCTTCGCGGCCGACCCGGCCACGGCCATCCGCCTCAGCGGCCTGAGCGCCAGGACCACCCACGGCGCCGCCGTCTGCGTGGATGCCTGCCGCTACCTGGGCGCCCTCCTGGTCGGGGCGGCCGCCGGGGAGAGCCGGGAGGCCCTGCTGTCGGAACTGTACACCCCCGTCCCCGGCTTCTGGGACGAGTACCCCCTCCACCCCGAGGTGGAGGCCGTCGCCCGGGGCTCCTTCAAGCGGAAGGAACCGCCGGCAATCAAGGGCTCGGGATACGTGGCGGCGTCCCTGGAGGCCGCCCTGTGGGCCTTCCACCAGGCCCGGGACTTCCGCGCGGGATGCCTCGCCGCCGTCAACCTCGGCGACGACGCCGACACCACCGGCGCCGTCTACGGCCAGCTCGCCGGCGCCCACTTCGGCCTCGACGGCATCCCCCAGGAATGGCGCCCGCGCCTCGCCCGCCCCGACCTCCTCCACACCCTCGCCCGCCTCCTCGCCGCCCAACGCCCCCCCCAAAGTGGCGCCGCCCTCCAGGGCGGCGAACCCTCAAAGGAGCTGACATGA